The DNA sequence GCCCGAAGTAGAAGCGGCGTTGGACGATCCGGTGGGCGACGATCTTCTACGGCTTGTGTTCACCGCCTGCCATCCTGTTTTGGCACCCGAGGCTCGTGTGGCGTTGACGTTGCGCATGCTGGGCGGCCTGACAACCCCTGAGATTGCGCGGGCCTTTCTCGTTTCCGAGTCGACGGTCGCGCAGCGGATCGTTCGCGCCAAACGAACTCTGGCGGAAAAGCAGGTGCCGTTCGAGGTGCCGCGCGGCCCGGAACTGGCGGCGCGTCTTGCGTCCGTGACCGAGGTCATCTACCTGATCTTCAATGAAGGCTACGCGGCGACAGCCGGCGATGACTGGATGCGGCCCGGTCTCTGTGAGGACGCCCTGCGGTTGGGGCGTATCCTGGCGGAACTGGCGCCGCTGGAGCCGGAGATCCACGGTTTGGTCGCCCTCATGGAACTGCAGGCGTCGCGCGGCAGGGCGCGCGTCGGGCCGACCGGCGAGCCCGTGTTGCTCTTCGAGCAGAACCGGTCGCTGTGGGATCACCTGCTGATCGGGCGCGGGCTGGCGGCGCTCGATCGGGCCTACCGTCTGGGCCAGGCCCAGGACGGCGAGGTGGGGCCCTATGTACTGCAGGCATCGATTGCGGCGTGCCATGCCAGAGCTTTGACTCCGGAAGAGACGGACTGGCGGCGCATCGCGATGCTCTATAGAGAACTGATGCGGCTGCAGCCTTCGCCGGTGGTGGAACTGAACCGGGCGGTGGCCGTCGGCATGGCCTACGGGCCGGCAGCCGGGCTTGAGCTGGCGGATGCGCTGGCGGCGGAAGCCAGCCTGGAGAACTACCATCTGCTGCCTAGCGTGCGCGCGGATTTTCTCATGAAGCTGGGGCGGATGGATGAGGCGCGGTCAGAACTGGAGCGTGCCGTGGCTTTGGCGCAAAATGGCAGAGAGCGTGCCTTGCTGGAAGAGCGGGCACGGAAATGCGCCGCCGGAACTACTTCTTAGCGGAGACCGCGGTAAGCTCAGCCCGATACCGGGCGGCCTTCGCGCTGTCGCCCGAGGCATCGTACAGCGTAACGAGGTCCTGTCTGGCGGCTTGTAGCCAGGTGATGGACGGGCTGGTCTGCTTTGTCAGAATGGCATACCCGGCCAGGATCTCGGTCTCGGCGTCGCCATATTTGTGCTGCCGCACCAGGGCCCGGCCGAGCTTGATCCTCGCGATGCCGGTGTTCAAGTGATTCGGGGACAAGGCTGTGGTAAACCGTTCAACGACTTCCCGGTATAGCTTCTCGGCGCGCGCGTTCTCCTTCTTCGCCAGATATACGCTGGCAATGTTGGACAGTCCTATGGCGACAAGATAGTGCCGGTCTCCGTTGGCCTTGCGATAGATGCCGACCATGCGGCCGAACTGGGATTCCGCGTCATCGAGCCGCCCTCGCTTCAGGGCCACTGTGCCGAGCTCATTCACCGCCGAGGCGACCCTGGGGTGCTCGACGCCATACACGCGCTCCTGAATGGCGAGGGACTGCTGCAGCAGATCCACGGCTTCGTCATAGCGCTCCTCCCGAACCAAAGCCCGGCCGAGCATGGTGAGATTGGAGGCCGTGGTGTGGTTGTCCTTGCCGTACCATGACTGATTGATCTCCAGAGCCTGGCGGTAGAGTGTTTCGGCCTCCGGATAGTGGCCCTGCTCGTATTGGATGGCGCCCAGGTTGATGAGGTCCTCGGCCACGCGGGGATGCCGCGAGCCGTAGAGTTGGCGGTGCATGCTGAGTACTTTCTGATTGAGTGCCTCCGATTCCTTGAGGTGACCCGCATAGAAATGAGCATTGGCAAGCTCGTATATGCTGCCGGCGAGCTCAGGAGTTACCTCCCCCTCCGAGCGCAGTTGGACAGCCTCGCCAAGCACCTCGACGGCTTTGTCGTAGGAGCCACGTTCGCTCAACACACGGCCCAGCGCCGAAGCGGCCAGTGCGATGGCGGGGTCGCCGGGCGGCAGCGTGCGGCGGCTCATGTCGAGACCGTCGCGGACCAGCTTCTCCGCATCATCGAAGCGTGCCTGATCGACGCGCAGCAGGCCTAGGGCTACGAGGCTTTCCGCGACGCGGGGATGGTTGGGTCCGAATAGGGCCTGGCGCCGTTCCAGGGCGAGCTTGAGCAGCGATTCCGACTGAACAAGGTTGTCGAGCTTTTTGTAGATGCCGCCGAGGGTCTGATAGAGGTCGGCTTGGACGGCGGGTTCGGAGTCGAGCTCGCGCGCCTCCTGCAGGCCGCGATCCAGCAGAGTAACGACACGCAGGTCGTCTTTGGGCCCTGCAGCTTCGTCGCCACCTTCAAAGAGCCGGGTCATGAACTGCTGGATGCGTTGCGTTCGGGCGGCTTCGGCTTCGGCGAGATTGCGAGCCTTGGCCAGACGAACGGTAAAGAAGATAACCAGGCCAATGACGACGGTGGCGGCAAGCGAGGACGTGACGACGGCGCTGCGGTGGCGGCGGATGAACTTGCCGAAGCGGTAGCGGAGAGAGTCGGGCCGGGCGTCGAGCGGTTGGTTGGCCAGGTAGTGATCGACGTCGCGGATGAGCGCCTCGACAGAGCCGTAGCGGCGCTGGACATCCTTGTGCATTGCCGTCAGGCAAAGGACATCGAGATCCGCCCAGGATGAGTCGCTCACCGATTGCACAGTCTGCTTTCGAGCGATGGCGGAGGGGCGTTCCGGGTCCTGCTGAACAACGAGGGTCTGGGCCTCGGCGGGCGTGCAATTGGAGAGGTCGAACGGAAGGCGGCTGGCGAGGAGCTCGTAGAGGATCACGCCGAGGGCATAGACGTCATTGTGGATGCTGGCGCGCTCGCCGCGGATCTGTTCGGGCGCGGCATAGGCGGGAGTCATGAGACGGAGCCCGGTCTGCGTGAGGGCAGCCGTGGAGTCGAGCGCTTCCTGGTGTTTGGCGATGCCGAAGTCGAGCAGACGGACGGAGCCATCGTCCTTTACGAGGATATTGGAGGGCTTGAG is a window from the uncultured Paludibaculum sp. genome containing:
- a CDS encoding serine/threonine-protein kinase, whose protein sequence is MDSARLEQIQNLFHETADLPEAERVPYLQSACAGDMELFQEVLSLLEEDARPSSLLDQPISNVADQLLADPAQPRQFGPYRVTSLLGEGGMGVVYLAERLDLGSLVAIKILRDAWLSPARRERFSTEQRTLAQLNHPSIARLYDADTLPDGTPWFAMEYVEGLPLTAFCQQHACSIERRLHLFRAVCEAVQYAHGHAVIHRDLKPSNILVKDDGSVRLLDFGIAKHQEALDSTAALTQTGLRLMTPAYAAPEQIRGERASIHNDVYALGVILYELLASRLPFDLSNCTPAEAQTLVVQQDPERPSAIARKQTVQSVSDSSWADLDVLCLTAMHKDVQRRYGSVEALIRDVDHYLANQPLDARPDSLRYRFGKFIRRHRSAVVTSSLAATVVIGLVIFFTVRLAKARNLAEAEAARTQRIQQFMTRLFEGGDEAAGPKDDLRVVTLLDRGLQEARELDSEPAVQADLYQTLGGIYKKLDNLVQSESLLKLALERRQALFGPNHPRVAESLVALGLLRVDQARFDDAEKLVRDGLDMSRRTLPPGDPAIALAASALGRVLSERGSYDKAVEVLGEAVQLRSEGEVTPELAGSIYELANAHFYAGHLKESEALNQKVLSMHRQLYGSRHPRVAEDLINLGAIQYEQGHYPEAETLYRQALEINQSWYGKDNHTTASNLTMLGRALVREERYDEAVDLLQQSLAIQERVYGVEHPRVASAVNELGTVALKRGRLDDAESQFGRMVGIYRKANGDRHYLVAIGLSNIASVYLAKKENARAEKLYREVVERFTTALSPNHLNTGIARIKLGRALVRQHKYGDAETEILAGYAILTKQTSPSITWLQAARQDLVTLYDASGDSAKAARYRAELTAVSAKK
- a CDS encoding RNA polymerase sigma factor; this encodes MIASLARIVRDVGVAEELAQDALVAALEQWPESGVPRNPGAWLMAAGKNRAIDHLRRNKRIERKHEEIGIELEARQMASPEVEAALDDPVGDDLLRLVFTACHPVLAPEARVALTLRMLGGLTTPEIARAFLVSESTVAQRIVRAKRTLAEKQVPFEVPRGPELAARLASVTEVIYLIFNEGYAATAGDDWMRPGLCEDALRLGRILAELAPLEPEIHGLVALMELQASRGRARVGPTGEPVLLFEQNRSLWDHLLIGRGLAALDRAYRLGQAQDGEVGPYVLQASIAACHARALTPEETDWRRIAMLYRELMRLQPSPVVELNRAVAVGMAYGPAAGLELADALAAEASLENYHLLPSVRADFLMKLGRMDEARSELERAVALAQNGRERALLEERARKCAAGTTS